A DNA window from Turicibacter sp. TJ11 contains the following coding sequences:
- the gerQ gene encoding spore coat protein GerQ gives MSYFYSYPYGGAMPNPADPYWRYQQANPMGGNFTTVNPSTVEPPFPSGAHITSQTPTEPGQVPSNMTNSGSGLSFGGFEVPVGNALTLAQGGSYVSNILRLNRGKLATIYMTFSGNDAATARRTFVGIIEAAGRDHIIISDPNTGHRYVLLTVYLDYVEFPEEINYYYPLDNTINVVDPDLFEKFPTLGALYNYQKQQDELYKQKYPYYDQLPENLTHHTQQSGMYPTQGQGQYHNQSQGQQMPYSNNNDQF, from the coding sequence ATGAGTTATTTTTATTCTTATCCTTATGGAGGAGCTATGCCAAATCCAGCTGATCCATATTGGAGATATCAACAAGCAAATCCAATGGGAGGAAACTTCACAACGGTTAATCCAAGTACAGTAGAACCACCTTTTCCATCTGGTGCGCATATTACGTCACAAACACCAACTGAACCTGGACAAGTTCCATCTAATATGACAAATAGCGGTAGCGGTTTATCATTTGGTGGGTTTGAAGTTCCTGTTGGAAATGCTCTTACCTTAGCACAAGGGGGATCTTATGTAAGTAACATCCTGCGATTAAATCGTGGAAAATTAGCGACTATCTACATGACATTCAGCGGAAATGATGCTGCAACTGCGCGACGTACCTTTGTAGGAATTATTGAAGCAGCGGGACGTGATCACATTATTATTAGTGATCCAAATACAGGTCATCGCTATGTCTTATTAACAGTGTACTTAGACTATGTTGAGTTCCCAGAAGAAATCAACTATTACTATCCATTAGATAATACAATTAATGTTGTTGATCCTGATTTATTTGAAAAATTCCCTACTTTAGGGGCGCTTTATAATTATCAAAAACAACAAGACGAACTTTATAAACAAAAATATCCTTACTACGATCAACTTCCTGAAAATTTAACTCATCACACTCAACAATCTGGAATGTACCCAACACAAGGTCAGGGACAATACCACAATCAATCTCAAGGACAACAAATGCCTTACAGCAACAACAATGACCAATTTTAA
- a CDS encoding uracil-DNA glycosylase: MIIHNDWEPILKEQWNQPYMKHLFSKLHEQYEKEVVYPPKEAVFNAFKLTPYSEVKVVILGQDPYHGPHQANGLSFSVESGTKFPPSLRNIFKELVEDVKCPEPTSGDLSKWAKQGVLLLNTTLTVKASQPMSHTGMGWELFTDAVLKSLNDKNTPVVFILWGKHAQSKKKLIDESKHFIIQSPHPSPLSARRGFFGSQPFSKTNEFLVSKGLKPIDWSLN, encoded by the coding sequence ATGATTATTCATAATGATTGGGAACCAATTCTTAAAGAACAGTGGAATCAACCGTATATGAAACATTTATTTAGTAAGTTGCATGAACAGTATGAAAAAGAGGTTGTTTATCCTCCTAAGGAAGCCGTTTTTAATGCGTTTAAACTAACACCATATTCAGAGGTTAAAGTGGTTATTTTGGGACAAGATCCTTATCATGGTCCACATCAGGCTAATGGGTTAAGTTTTTCAGTGGAATCTGGAACAAAGTTTCCGCCTTCTCTTCGAAATATTTTTAAAGAGTTAGTCGAGGATGTGAAGTGTCCTGAGCCAACAAGTGGTGATTTGAGCAAGTGGGCCAAACAAGGTGTCTTGTTATTAAATACAACGTTAACGGTAAAAGCATCTCAACCGATGTCCCACACAGGAATGGGATGGGAGTTGTTTACGGATGCTGTCCTTAAATCTTTAAATGATAAAAATACGCCTGTTGTTTTTATCTTATGGGGCAAGCACGCACAAAGTAAGAAAAAACTGATCGATGAAAGTAAGCATTTTATTATTCAATCACCACATCCATCGCCTTTATCGGCTCGTCGTGGATTTTTTGGAAGTCAGCCTTTTTCTAAAACGAATGAGTTCCTAGTTTCTAAAGGATTAAAACCGATTGATTGGTCGTTAAACTAA
- a CDS encoding energy-coupling factor transporter transmembrane protein EcfT, with the protein MKKLWLGRYISIPSFYHSLDPRVKLLMMVLNIIMMIFISTWSKLLLAISLTILCIFLSKIPLSFYVKQAMFLKYMYLFFLIFFTLTEGSNVLFTFGIFRVTIDGFLIGFFYAIKMILFVMMGALLTFTTAPSEIVAGTKALVKNQSMEQFAFMTSLAIRLIPMILDEVKLIYAAQQSRGLDFSEIPFKEKLSKLMSIIIPAISNTIKRLTMMMDAMECRGYIVGKNRTSIYQLRWKMKDSLVLMSGLLVLASIILI; encoded by the coding sequence ATGAAAAAATTATGGCTTGGAAGATATATTAGTATCCCATCATTTTATCATTCGTTAGATCCACGTGTGAAATTATTAATGATGGTTCTTAATATTATCATGATGATTTTTATTTCAACGTGGTCAAAACTTTTACTCGCCATCAGTTTAACCATCCTTTGTATCTTCCTTAGTAAAATTCCTTTATCTTTTTATGTAAAGCAAGCGATGTTTCTTAAGTATATGTACTTGTTTTTTCTTATCTTTTTTACATTAACTGAGGGAAGCAATGTTTTGTTTACTTTTGGAATTTTTCGTGTGACGATAGATGGATTTTTGATTGGGTTTTTTTATGCGATCAAAATGATTTTATTTGTCATGATGGGAGCTTTATTAACGTTTACTACAGCACCGAGTGAAATCGTCGCTGGGACAAAGGCGCTTGTAAAAAATCAATCGATGGAGCAGTTTGCTTTTATGACAAGTCTAGCCATTCGATTAATACCGATGATTTTAGATGAGGTGAAACTCATTTATGCTGCTCAACAATCAAGAGGATTAGATTTTTCTGAAATCCCGTTTAAAGAGAAGTTATCAAAATTAATGTCCATTATTATTCCAGCCATCTCTAATACGATTAAAAGACTAACGATGATGATGGATGCGATGGAATGTCGAGGTTATATAGTTGGGAAAAATCGTACCTCTATTTATCAGTTACGATGGAAAATGAAAGATTCGCTTGTTTTAATGAGTGGACTGCTTGTTTTAGCGAGTATTATTTTAATTTAA
- a CDS encoding Gx transporter family protein, translating to MNRKKNRENLEKMMLVVLIGALAIVLGIIESLLPIKLPIPGLKLGLANIMVVIGLYYLDFKNMFLVIMLKTVLTTLLLGTFSMFAYGFVGALLSYVCMMVAFKASKENISLMGISMIGGVMHNIGQILVAMILIKTKAIAYYMMFLLPIGLLTGVVIGVVAKLVMTRLNEFELFNKHYKLNN from the coding sequence TTGAATCGAAAGAAAAATCGTGAGAATTTAGAAAAAATGATGTTAGTGGTTTTGATTGGGGCGTTAGCTATTGTTTTAGGGATTATTGAATCGTTGCTTCCGATTAAACTGCCAATCCCAGGGTTGAAGCTAGGGTTAGCTAATATTATGGTTGTGATCGGTTTATATTACTTAGATTTTAAAAATATGTTTTTAGTTATTATGTTAAAGACGGTATTAACAACGCTGTTACTTGGAACGTTCTCAATGTTTGCTTATGGTTTTGTAGGCGCGCTACTGAGTTATGTTTGTATGATGGTTGCCTTTAAAGCTTCAAAAGAAAATATTAGTTTAATGGGAATTAGTATGATCGGTGGCGTGATGCATAATATCGGTCAAATTTTAGTCGCGATGATTTTGATTAAAACGAAAGCCATTGCATATTATATGATGTTTTTATTACCAATTGGACTTTTAACAGGGGTAGTGATTGGAGTAGTAGCTAAATTAGTGATGACGCGTTTAAATGAATTTGAATTATTTAACAAGCATTATAAATTAAATAACTAA
- a CDS encoding HIT family protein has protein sequence MNQCIFCKIINKEIPGHILFENEHVLAFLDISQTTKGHTLVIPKNHVEDVFSMTEEDMCHVFSVVPKIANALKTTFEADGMNIVNNNKPVAGQTVFHYHVHLIPRYSDEDSFQIHYTNNMSAYTPEVLATLKEEILLNL, from the coding sequence ATGAACCAGTGTATCTTCTGTAAAATTATTAATAAAGAAATTCCAGGTCATATTTTATTTGAAAACGAACATGTTTTAGCTTTCCTTGATATCTCTCAAACAACAAAAGGTCATACATTAGTCATCCCTAAAAACCATGTAGAGGATGTTTTTTCAATGACTGAAGAAGATATGTGCCATGTCTTTTCAGTTGTACCGAAAATAGCTAATGCCTTAAAAACAACATTTGAAGCTGATGGAATGAACATTGTCAATAACAATAAGCCAGTAGCGGGTCAAACGGTTTTCCATTATCATGTTCACTTAATTCCACGTTATAGTGACGAGGATTCATTCCAAATCCACTATACTAATAATATGTCAGCCTATACGCCTGAAGTATTAGCTACTTTAAAAGAAGAAATCTTATTAAATTTATAA